The stretch of DNA TGAAGAACTCTAAAGTGTATAATTGTTGAACAATTATTGGGTGGTTAAACTGCCGTAAAACTACGAAAAATTATTCTAATAGTCAAGGCTTTTTTCAAAAATATTTATTTTATTTCTGTTGATTTCGCGTTGTTTTGAAAGAAATTGTTACGCGAACGCGACCGAGACCGAAAAGATTTGTCCGACTCCAAAATATTTCAATTCCGAGGCACAGGAACGCATCGTTGCGCCTGTGGTAACGACATCATCCACGAGGATAACTTTTTTTCCTTTTAATATAGTTTTCCATTTTGAAGCAAGTCGAAACGCGCCTGTTACATTTTCGCTCCGCTCCTGTTGGTTGAGTTTTGTCTGTGATTGGGTATATCTCACCCGTTTCAAAAGAGAGGAAGCTACGGGAATGTTCGTTACGGTAGAAATTCCTTTGCAAATGTATTCACTCTGATTGTAGCCTCTTTCACGCCGCTTTAGTTGATGAAGCGGAATTGGAATTAAGAAATCGCTCCGGCAAAATTTTTCATTGGAACGAATTACTTTGCCGATTTCTTCTCCCAACCGAATTCCCATCGAAGTAAAACCCTCATACTTCAAACTATGTATGACGGTCTGCAACGTTCCTTCCTTCACAAATGAAAACGGGGCAAGACAATCTGAAATTGTTCCATCGTTTTGGAATCGTTCTCTGGTACTGATGTATAACGAATCATCATTGTCTAACTTAGAAAAACTTTCCCAGCAGTCCGAGCATATCCTTGATTCGTCTTTCATTAAACGGACATCGCACGAAATGCAAAATGGCGGGAATACAATCTCTTGAAAAGGCTTGATGAATACATTTGTGAGAGTTGATACAAAAGAATTGTCAGTCATCAAGGTACTCATTCTGAAATCATTTGTTCAAGTTTCTGAATTTCATCGCGCAATTCCGCTGCACGTTCAAATTCAAGGTCTCTCGATGCACGTCTCATTTCTTGTCTCATTTCTTCAATCAAATCTTTCTTCTGATTCATCGTCAGGTAGCGTACAATTGAATCAGGGACAAGCGAAGTTTCAGATTTGTGTTTTTCATTGTAGGTCGCCCGAACATCGGCGACAGCAGTGCTTGCCATTATTTCTTCAGTCGTTTTATATACCGTTTTCGGAGTTATCTTATGTTCGGTGTTGTACTCGATTTGCTTTGTTCTTCTTCGATTTGTTTCGTCTAACATTCTTTCCATCGAACCTGTAACTGTGTCTGCGTAGAGTATTACTCTTCCGTTGAGATTTCGCGCTGTTCTTCCTGCAGTTTGAATCAACGAACGGTCGGAACGCAGGAATCCTTCCTTGTCAGCATCAAGCACAGCAACGAGTGAAACTTCCGGCAAATCCAATCCTTCACGAAGAAGATTCACACCGACCAGAACATCAAATTCGCCGAGCCGTAAATCGCGGAGAATTTCTACACGCTCAAGCGCAACTATTTCAGAATGGATGTACCGTACTTTGATGCCAATGTTGCTCAGATATTCTGACAAATCTTCAGCCATGCGCTTGGTCAGAGTTGTTACCAAGCACCGCTCATTTCTTTTCACACGTTCACGAATTTCGG from Ignavibacteriota bacterium encodes:
- a CDS encoding ComF family protein, with translation MTDNSFVSTLTNVFIKPFQEIVFPPFCISCDVRLMKDESRICSDCWESFSKLDNDDSLYISTRERFQNDGTISDCLAPFSFVKEGTLQTVIHSLKYEGFTSMGIRLGEEIGKVIRSNEKFCRSDFLIPIPLHQLKRRERGYNQSEYICKGISTVTNIPVASSLLKRVRYTQSQTKLNQQERSENVTGAFRLASKWKTILKGKKVILVDDVVTTGATMRSCASELKYFGVGQIFSVSVAFA